In Aspergillus fumigatus Af293 chromosome 4, whole genome shotgun sequence, one genomic interval encodes:
- a CDS encoding putative MFS maltose transporter: MDNVTEKQTSALELEEQPVSKGGPVYDVNEKVGLDRAGAINAEDVEHKMTVVEAVKAYPAASWWAFVMSCTIIMESYCVFLMGQFIATKRFARDYGVWSDVKQDFIIEASWQSAFQCSGPVGAFIGVFIAGPITSWIGYRWATIGGLMFLNAFIFIFYFGNSQGMFLASQILEGIPWGIFVANAPAYCSEIVPMRLRAPATQMLQMFWAIGSIIVGGITYHYQSRDDPTAYRIPIALQWMFPTPLAILLYLAPESPWWLVRKGRLADAEKAVRRLGRASANDDPADAVAMMRRTIELEKTEKKPSLVELWKGTDLYRTLIVCGVYASQNLTGNLIANQAVYFFKQAGMADNTAFALGLITSALQWIMVMLSWILTTYLGRRTIYVYGQLINCVFLVALGIAASVGASKAASNAQASLGLIVSVLFCLGPAPASWVIIGETSSVRLRPLTTGIGRGAYYVVNIPCIFLASYMLNADKWNLGGKSGYVWAGTAFICTFMSWLWIPEMKDRSFREIDILFKRRVPARKWKQTVVDINDDE, encoded by the exons ATGGATAACGTCACAGAGAAGCAAACCTCAGCGTTAGAGCTCGAGGAGCAGCCCGTCTCGAAGGGCGGGCCTGTCTACGATGTCAACGAGAAGGTCGGCTTGGACAGAGCAGGTGCCATCAATGCTGAGGATGTCGAACATAAGATGACTGTGGTCGAGGCTGTCAAGGCCTATCCCGCAGCCAGTTGGTGGGCATTCGTCATGTCATGCACCATT ATCATGGAGTCATACTGTGTTTTCTTGATGGGGCAGTTCATAGCCACAAAGCGATTCGCCAGGGACTATGGTGTATGGAGCGATGTAAAACAGGATTTCATTATTGAAGCTTCATGGCAGTCCGCATTCCAGTGTAGCGGACCAGTCGGTGCTTTTATCGGTGTATTCATCGCAGGCCCCATTACCAGTTGGATTGGATATCGATGGGCAACCATTGGCGGTCTCATGTTTCTGAAcgccttcatcttcatcttctaTTTCGGCAACAGCCAGGGCATGTTTTTAGCGTCCCAGATCCTGGAAGGCATCCCGTGGGGTATTTTTGTCGCCAATGCACCCGCCTACTGTTCCGAAATTGTGCCCATGAGATTGAGAGCTCCAGCGACGCAGATGTTGCAGATGTTCTGGGCTATTGGGTCAATCATTGTCGGCGGTATCACTTACCACTACCAATCCAGGGATGACCCCACAGCGTACAG AATCCCCATTGCACTCCAATGGATGTTTCCTACTCCTCTCGCTATCCTACTCTACTTGGCGCCTGAATCACCCTGGTGGCTCGTACGAAAGGGCCGTCTGGCTGACGCAGAGAAGGCTGTCAGACGCCTTGGACGCGCGAGTGCAAATGATGATCCCGCTGACGCAGTCGCAATGATGCGTCGCACGATCGAGCTTGAGAAGaccgagaagaagcccagTCTTGTTGAACTGTGGAAAGGCACCGATCTCTACCGCACATTGATTGTGTGCGGTGTGTACGCATCTCAGAATCTGACGGGCAATCTGATTGCTAACCAAGCGGTTTACTTTTTCAAAC AGGCCGGTATGGCAGACAACACCGCATTTGCACTCGGTCTCATCACTTCTGCTCTCCAGTGGATCATGGTCATGCTCTCTTGGATCCTCACCACATACCTCGGCCGACGCACCATCTATGTCTATGGCCAATTGATCAACTGTGTATTCTTGGTCGCGCTAGGTATTGCGGCTTCAGTCGGCGCCAGTAAGGCAGCTAGCAATGCGCAAGCATCCCTCGGCTTGATCGTCTCCGTCCTATTCTGCTTGGGACCCGCCCCTGCCTCATGGGTCATCATCGGTGAGACATCTTCTGTCCGGCTCAGGCCACTGACCACCGGTATTGGACGGGGTGCCTACTACGTGGTCAACATTCCTTGCATCTTCCTTGCCAGCTACATGCTCAACGCTGATAAGTGGAACCTGGGCGGCAAGAGTGGCTATGTCTGGGCCGGCACTGCCTTTATCTGCACCTTCATGTCTTGGCTATGGATCCCAGAGATGAAGGACAGGTCCTTCCGGGAGATCGACATTTTGTTCAAGCGACGTGTTCCGGCTCGCAAATGGAAGCAGACGGTCGTTGATATCAATGACGATGAGTAG